One Vibrio sp. CDRSL-10 TSBA genomic region harbors:
- the crcB gene encoding fluoride efflux transporter CrcB, protein MGQLSILGLIALGGAVGACSRYLVSEWCITLFGRNFPYGTLTVNIVGSFIMGLLIAAFENEWLAPYPWRQVVGLGFLGALTTFSTFSMDNVLLMQQGAFLKMGLNILLNVALSISAAWLAYQWLLRG, encoded by the coding sequence ATGGGACAATTATCAATTTTGGGTCTGATAGCCTTGGGTGGCGCCGTTGGTGCCTGCTCTCGTTATCTGGTCTCTGAGTGGTGTATTACGTTATTTGGACGTAATTTTCCATATGGTACGCTGACGGTTAACATTGTCGGTTCATTTATCATGGGCCTGCTGATTGCGGCGTTCGAAAACGAGTGGCTGGCACCTTATCCGTGGCGTCAGGTGGTCGGGCTGGGTTTTCTCGGCGCACTGACCACTTTCTCAACTTTCTCTATGGATAACGTCCTGTTAATGCAGCAGGGCGCATTTCTCAAAATGGGGCTCAATATATTACTCAATGTTGCGCTGAGTATTTCTGCTGCCTGGCTTGCTTACCAATGGTTATTACGAGGTTGA
- a CDS encoding thiamine phosphate synthase has product MKILIPSHCIAMTGEVQRVLLLAKQQGLHIDHIELGVSPTPYVHLVADTTLRLSSNLLLVNHLSSACKAETDLCIDYVGADCEGTSLLSSLGTASDTITASNPITAPKTVTIGAPGCSGLEDHWWYGDEQRRLINLTALTTQQKQQHLTWLVSLLALDFALEDALVVSRAAVNVSRETWPLDYRYFPQPEPQAIYRDVSPFALLNQASLGLYPVVDDVRWIATLLPLGIKTIQLRIKDPLQADLEQQIIQAIALGREHGAQVFINDYWQLALKHGAFGVHLGQEDLLLADLAAIAKAGIRLGLSTHGYFELLRIHQLAPSYIALGHIFPTTTKQMPSKPQGLVRLKLYQTLLNSLPYGDQLGVPSVAIGGIDRSNAAQVSRVWGKQYCCSQGYHSGSGCQPGGHSVTALVGPGSSGRGGG; this is encoded by the coding sequence GTGAAAATACTGATCCCATCTCATTGCATTGCGATGACGGGAGAAGTGCAGCGGGTACTGTTACTTGCCAAACAACAGGGTTTACATATTGATCACATTGAGTTGGGCGTTAGCCCAACTCCGTATGTTCACCTTGTTGCGGACACGACTCTTCGTTTATCAAGCAATCTTTTATTGGTCAATCATCTCTCTTCTGCCTGCAAGGCGGAAACGGATCTCTGCATTGATTACGTCGGCGCAGACTGTGAGGGGACATCTTTGCTTTCCTCATTAGGTACTGCGTCTGACACTATCACTGCATCTAACCCTATAACTGCACCTAAGACAGTCACTATCGGCGCGCCTGGCTGCAGCGGATTGGAAGATCACTGGTGGTATGGCGATGAACAGCGTCGCCTGATTAATCTGACCGCGTTAACTACACAGCAGAAACAGCAGCATCTGACCTGGTTGGTAAGTTTACTCGCGCTCGATTTTGCTTTGGAAGATGCTTTGGTGGTCAGTCGGGCGGCTGTGAATGTTTCACGTGAAACATGGCCACTCGATTATCGCTATTTTCCCCAACCGGAGCCGCAAGCGATTTACCGCGATGTCTCTCCGTTTGCATTACTGAATCAAGCGTCGCTCGGACTTTATCCGGTGGTGGATGATGTGCGCTGGATTGCCACTTTGTTGCCGCTTGGCATCAAGACTATTCAATTGCGGATTAAAGACCCGCTGCAGGCTGATCTCGAACAGCAGATCATCCAGGCGATTGCTTTGGGCCGTGAACATGGTGCTCAGGTGTTTATCAATGACTACTGGCAATTGGCACTTAAGCATGGTGCATTCGGTGTTCATCTCGGCCAGGAAGATCTATTGCTGGCCGATCTGGCGGCAATAGCAAAGGCCGGCATTCGCCTCGGACTCTCTACCCATGGTTATTTTGAGTTACTGCGTATCCATCAGCTGGCACCCAGCTATATCGCGTTAGGACATATTTTCCCGACCACGACCAAACAAATGCCATCCAAACCACAGGGGTTGGTGCGGCTGAAACTGTATCAAACCTTATTGAATAGCCTGCCTTATGGCGATCAGCTGGGTGTACCGAGTGTTGCGATTGGCGGTATTGATCGCAGTAACGCTGCTCAGGTTTCTCGAGTGTGGGGTAAGCAGTATTGCTGTAGTCAGGGCTATCACTCAGGCTCAGGATGTCAGCCAGGCGGTCACTCAGTTACAGCACTTGTTGGACCTGGCTCATCAGGGCGAGGAGGTGGCTGA
- the betI gene encoding transcriptional regulator BetI: MPKVGMPDIRKPQLVQATMAVIERVGLHAASIALISREAGVSTGIINHYFGGKHGLLEETMRAILREHSITVTQALAKLPKNAHQARINAIVNANFLGFQAESQVVKTWLAFWTYSMHDEQLHRLQRVNEKRLLSHLKIELNSLLPRHRTNQVAHGIAALIDGIWLRGALNPAGISAEQARLLINDYLDIQLAQHAPMTS; the protein is encoded by the coding sequence ATGCCCAAGGTAGGAATGCCAGACATACGCAAGCCACAGTTGGTTCAGGCCACGATGGCAGTCATAGAGCGAGTGGGTTTACATGCGGCCAGCATCGCGCTGATCAGCCGCGAAGCCGGTGTCTCAACCGGGATCATCAATCACTACTTTGGTGGCAAACATGGCCTGCTGGAAGAAACCATGCGCGCCATTTTGCGAGAACATTCCATTACCGTCACTCAGGCACTGGCCAAACTGCCGAAAAATGCTCATCAGGCGCGTATCAATGCCATCGTCAATGCCAACTTCTTAGGCTTTCAGGCCGAAAGTCAGGTCGTGAAAACCTGGCTCGCATTCTGGACCTATTCGATGCATGACGAACAATTACATCGCTTACAACGTGTCAACGAAAAGCGTCTGCTATCACACCTTAAAATTGAATTGAATTCTCTTCTGCCCCGCCACCGCACTAATCAGGTGGCGCACGGGATCGCTGCTCTGATTGATGGAATCTGGCTGCGCGGCGCACTGAACCCTGCCGGGATCAGTGCCGAGCAAGCCCGACTGTTAATTAACGATTACCTAGACATACAACTGGCGCAACACGCACCTATGACAAGTTAG
- a CDS encoding ISL3 family transposase, which produces MPNHTFLSSFWEGFHVVKSVQTSSLITITLQPSTTARCSCGQHVQAIHDYQWRTIKEATILGVPVELSLQTRRIKCPDCGIKTESISWLEPFARLTNRLRRYIEQLLPLLPIKHIAQMTGVHWHTIKAIDKRRLQHAVPEVNWAELRQLVMDEFALFKGHRYATVIADAKTHQVLWIGVGRSRKDIRPFFELLGEHGQNIEAVAMDMNTAFDLEVQRHCPNARIVYDLFHVVAKFGREVMDRVRVDQANQLKQDKKARQWVKRSRWVLLKNRGNLDSKQESYLSEILSMNKDLMVTYLLGSQLKELWRCESESEAEDLWDVWWEQVQESGIKPLMDFARKLKPYLHGIVASASYPLNTCTLEGINNKIKLIKRMGYGYRDIDYFFLKIKAAFPGKPR; this is translated from the coding sequence ATGCCGAATCATACTTTCCTATCCTCGTTCTGGGAAGGCTTTCATGTCGTAAAGTCTGTACAAACGTCTTCTCTCATCACGATTACTCTCCAACCCAGCACGACTGCTCGATGTTCATGTGGGCAACATGTTCAAGCCATACATGATTATCAGTGGCGCACGATTAAGGAAGCGACGATTCTCGGCGTACCCGTCGAGCTATCCCTACAAACAAGGCGTATAAAGTGCCCTGACTGCGGTATCAAAACCGAATCTATTTCTTGGCTTGAACCTTTTGCTCGCCTGACTAACCGCTTAAGACGTTACATTGAGCAGTTGCTGCCTCTTCTTCCTATCAAACATATCGCCCAGATGACGGGGGTTCATTGGCATACGATTAAGGCGATAGATAAACGTCGGCTACAACATGCGGTGCCAGAGGTTAACTGGGCAGAGCTGAGACAGCTGGTCATGGATGAGTTTGCTCTCTTCAAGGGACATCGTTATGCCACTGTTATCGCGGATGCTAAGACGCATCAAGTGCTTTGGATAGGCGTTGGACGCAGCCGAAAAGATATCCGTCCCTTCTTTGAATTACTCGGTGAGCATGGCCAGAACATAGAAGCGGTTGCAATGGATATGAATACGGCTTTCGACCTCGAAGTGCAGCGACATTGTCCTAACGCCCGCATTGTGTACGATTTATTCCATGTGGTCGCAAAATTTGGTCGGGAAGTGATGGATAGAGTCAGAGTTGACCAAGCTAATCAACTCAAACAGGACAAGAAAGCGCGCCAATGGGTGAAACGTTCACGCTGGGTTCTCCTCAAAAACAGAGGTAATTTAGACAGTAAACAGGAGAGCTATCTGAGTGAGATACTGAGTATGAACAAAGACTTAATGGTGACGTATTTACTTGGCTCTCAGCTAAAAGAGTTATGGAGGTGCGAGTCAGAAAGCGAAGCGGAAGACTTATGGGACGTATGGTGGGAGCAAGTTCAAGAAAGCGGGATCAAGCCGCTTATGGACTTCGCGAGAAAGCTCAAACCGTATCTTCATGGCATCGTTGCTTCTGCAAGCTACCCACTCAATACCTGTACGCTCGAAGGGATAAACAACAAGATAAAGTTAATCAAACGAATGGGCTACGGCTACCGAGATATCGATTACTTTTTTTTAAAGATAAAAGCGGCTTTCCCCGGAAAGCCGCGATGA
- the thiS gene encoding sulfur carrier protein ThiS, which produces MTITIFINQQAHQIEATTSLHTLQIQLGLPTVGCVFAINQQVIPKGLWSETQLNQGDQISLFQAIAGG; this is translated from the coding sequence ATGACCATCACTATATTTATTAACCAGCAAGCGCATCAGATTGAGGCGACAACCAGCTTACACACGCTGCAGATTCAACTTGGACTGCCGACCGTCGGTTGTGTGTTTGCCATCAATCAACAAGTTATTCCGAAAGGATTATGGTCTGAGACTCAACTCAATCAGGGTGATCAGATCTCACTGTTTCAGGCCATCGCAGGAGGCTAA
- the choV gene encoding choline ABC transporter ATP-binding protein, whose amino-acid sequence MQAISIENLDVVFGQQTAPALDLLDQGKSRQEIIDQTGLVVGVNNVTLDVQQGEICVLMGLSGSGKSSLLRAVNGLNPVTRGALKIQDGEQSIDLAQCDADTLRHLRTNKVSMVFQKFALMPWLTVLDNVAFGLEMQGISKQERRAQAREKLAMVGLAEWENKLPHELSGGMQQRVGLARAFAMDSDILLMDEPFSALDPLIRSQLQDELLLLQKQLNKTIIFVSHDLDEALKIGSRIAIMESGKLIQYGKPEQIVLSPETQYVKDFVAHTNPLNVLKGRSLMNSSDSLVQDNGRWQICQQADIWVEQQQQQWVVCGDSPVELIEWHAELSLQSLSPHSLVMASPDIDMRQAIEIRYRTGNPILLMEENRLLGTLSDQDFYHALLGKYHQAQAA is encoded by the coding sequence ATGCAAGCCATCAGTATTGAAAATCTCGACGTCGTGTTCGGGCAGCAGACGGCACCGGCATTAGACCTGCTTGACCAGGGTAAAAGCCGTCAGGAAATCATCGACCAAACCGGTCTGGTGGTCGGGGTTAACAACGTGACTCTCGACGTACAGCAGGGCGAAATCTGCGTGCTGATGGGTCTGTCCGGCTCTGGTAAATCCAGCCTGCTGCGCGCGGTTAACGGCCTCAACCCGGTTACTCGCGGCGCTCTGAAAATCCAGGATGGAGAACAAAGTATCGATCTGGCGCAGTGCGACGCCGACACCTTGCGTCACCTGCGCACCAACAAAGTCTCGATGGTATTTCAGAAATTCGCCCTCATGCCCTGGCTGACAGTGCTGGATAACGTGGCATTTGGTCTGGAAATGCAAGGCATCAGCAAACAGGAACGCCGTGCCCAGGCACGGGAGAAATTGGCCATGGTCGGCCTGGCCGAATGGGAAAACAAACTGCCCCATGAACTTTCCGGTGGTATGCAGCAACGGGTCGGCCTGGCACGAGCCTTCGCCATGGACAGCGACATTCTGTTGATGGACGAACCTTTCTCTGCCCTTGATCCCCTGATCCGCAGCCAGCTGCAGGATGAGTTACTGCTGCTGCAAAAGCAGCTCAATAAGACCATTATCTTCGTCAGCCATGATCTGGATGAAGCGCTGAAAATCGGCTCACGTATTGCGATTATGGAATCCGGAAAGCTGATTCAGTATGGCAAACCGGAACAGATAGTCCTGTCGCCGGAAACGCAATACGTGAAAGATTTTGTCGCCCACACCAACCCGCTCAATGTCCTCAAAGGTCGTTCGCTGATGAACAGCAGCGATAGCCTGGTCCAAGACAACGGACGCTGGCAGATCTGCCAACAGGCGGATATCTGGGTTGAGCAACAACAGCAACAATGGGTTGTATGTGGCGATAGCCCGGTCGAGTTGATTGAATGGCATGCAGAACTGTCATTGCAGTCATTGAGTCCGCACTCACTGGTCATGGCCAGCCCTGATATTGATATGCGTCAGGCGATTGAAATCCGCTACCGGACCGGTAACCCTATTTTACTGATGGAAGAAAATCGTCTGCTCGGTACATTGAGCGATCAGGATTTTTATCATGCTCTGCTGGGTAAGTACCATCAGGCTCAGGCAGCCTGA
- a CDS encoding HesA/MoeB/ThiF family protein: protein MLSDQQFVRYQRQVALPQIGEVGQQALLNSKVLMIGCGGLGSAAAQFLAAAGVTKLVIADDDQVEISNLHRQLAYRVQDIGQPKVRALARSLHTLNPDCQVRTVERRMDATLLKLEVSLADVVLDCSDNLPTRHLVNQVCYQAGVCLISASAIGWEGQLITLDFSRRSQGCYQCVVPDLQSSTSVRCSDMGVAGPVVGTMGNLQALLAMQKLIQLDGFDSHYMQRFDALSMQWQKWQLIADPHCKQCGQSTE from the coding sequence ATGCTCAGTGACCAACAATTTGTGCGTTATCAACGTCAGGTGGCGTTGCCGCAAATCGGTGAAGTGGGCCAGCAAGCTTTACTCAATAGCAAAGTCTTGATGATTGGTTGTGGCGGATTAGGCAGTGCAGCAGCGCAGTTTCTGGCCGCTGCGGGTGTCACTAAGCTGGTGATTGCCGATGATGATCAGGTGGAGATATCCAATCTGCATCGTCAGTTGGCTTACCGCGTGCAGGATATTGGCCAGCCCAAAGTACGCGCTTTGGCACGAAGTCTACACACGCTCAATCCTGATTGTCAGGTACGCACGGTTGAACGACGTATGGATGCCACCTTACTGAAGCTAGAAGTCAGCTTGGCTGATGTGGTGCTCGACTGCAGTGATAATTTGCCGACTCGCCATTTGGTCAACCAGGTTTGTTATCAGGCCGGAGTATGTTTGATTTCCGCTTCAGCGATTGGCTGGGAAGGGCAATTGATTACGCTTGATTTTAGCCGCCGCAGCCAAGGTTGTTATCAATGTGTGGTACCGGATCTGCAATCATCGACGTCAGTGCGCTGCTCAGATATGGGCGTAGCCGGACCGGTGGTCGGCACTATGGGTAACTTACAGGCTCTGCTGGCGATGCAGAAATTAATTCAACTCGACGGTTTTGACAGCCATTACATGCAGCGCTTTGATGCACTGAGTATGCAGTGGCAAAAGTGGCAACTTATCGCGGATCCACACTGCAAGCAGTGCGGACAAAGCACGGAGTGA
- the hemG gene encoding menaquinone-dependent protoporphyrinogen IX dehydrogenase, giving the protein MKALLLYSSREGQTRKIIERIAAQLAPFECDIQDLHTVGNIDWAAYDKVLIGASIRYGRLNKKLYQFIERNLTQLQRADAAFFCVNLTARKEEQGKDTPQGSVYVQTFLKKSPWQPDVIGVFAGALYYPRYRWFDKMMIRLIMTMTGGETDTSKEVEYTNWEKVTQFAKKFKNM; this is encoded by the coding sequence GTGAAAGCACTGTTACTTTATTCCAGCCGTGAGGGGCAGACCCGAAAGATCATCGAGCGCATCGCTGCTCAGCTGGCACCATTCGAATGTGACATTCAGGACCTGCACACTGTCGGAAACATTGATTGGGCCGCTTACGATAAAGTGCTGATCGGAGCCTCAATTCGTTATGGCCGTTTAAATAAGAAGCTGTATCAGTTTATCGAACGCAATCTGACCCAGTTGCAACGCGCTGATGCCGCCTTCTTCTGCGTCAACCTGACCGCACGTAAAGAAGAGCAGGGCAAAGATACCCCGCAAGGTAGTGTCTATGTGCAGACCTTCCTTAAAAAGTCCCCTTGGCAGCCTGATGTAATTGGGGTGTTTGCCGGTGCCCTCTATTACCCTCGCTACCGCTGGTTCGATAAAATGATGATTCGTCTGATAATGACCATGACCGGTGGTGAGACTGATACCAGTAAAGAAGTCGAGTACACCAATTGGGAAAAAGTGACTCAATTCGCGAAAAAGTTTAAAAACATGTAA
- the choW gene encoding choline ABC transporter permease subunit, whose amino-acid sequence MISDHKIPLGHWMEAGVDWLTLHASGVFDTISFVLENIIMVLVDVFKWFPPAVPIIVTAALAWWLHRSLSLVVFIIAALLLILNLGYWQEMLETFVLVFAATTISVLIGVPVGIMAAHRPWLYTVLRPILDLMQTVPTFVYLIPTLVLFGLGIVPGLISTIIFAIAAPIRLTYLGVTKVPEELIEAGKAFGASRMKLLFKVELPAALPSIMAGITQCIMLSLSMVVIAALVGADGLGKPVIRALNTVNISQGFEAGLAIVLVAIILDRLCKAPNSKEA is encoded by the coding sequence ATGATTAGCGATCACAAAATTCCGTTAGGCCACTGGATGGAAGCCGGTGTGGACTGGCTGACTCTGCATGCTTCGGGCGTATTCGATACCATCTCTTTCGTACTGGAAAACATCATTATGGTGTTAGTCGATGTCTTCAAATGGTTCCCGCCGGCGGTCCCTATCATTGTCACCGCAGCACTGGCCTGGTGGCTGCATCGCAGCCTGTCTCTGGTGGTGTTTATCATTGCCGCACTGTTACTGATCCTTAACCTGGGTTACTGGCAGGAGATGCTGGAAACCTTTGTCCTGGTCTTTGCCGCCACCACGATTTCGGTCCTGATCGGTGTACCGGTTGGCATCATGGCTGCGCACCGACCATGGCTGTATACCGTGCTGCGCCCGATTCTGGATTTGATGCAGACGGTACCTACATTCGTTTATCTGATCCCGACTCTGGTTCTGTTCGGACTGGGTATTGTACCCGGACTGATTTCCACCATCATTTTCGCCATCGCCGCTCCGATCCGTCTCACCTATCTTGGCGTCACTAAAGTACCGGAAGAACTGATTGAGGCCGGTAAAGCTTTCGGTGCCAGCCGGATGAAGCTGCTGTTCAAAGTTGAACTTCCGGCGGCCCTGCCGAGCATCATGGCTGGCATTACTCAATGCATCATGTTGTCACTGTCAATGGTCGTGATTGCCGCTCTGGTTGGCGCTGATGGTCTGGGCAAACCCGTCATTCGCGCCCTCAACACGGTGAATATTTCCCAAGGGTTTGAAGCCGGTCTGGCGATTGTTCTGGTCGCTATTATTCTCGACCGTCTGTGTAAAGCACCTAACAGCAAGGAGGCATAA
- a CDS encoding thiazole synthase, whose protein sequence is MLTIANRQFQSRLLTGTGKFSDRNTMSQAIAVSQSELVTMALKRVDLEQRDDDILAPLIASGVNLLPNTSGAKTAQDAIYAAHLAREALGTEWLKLEIHPDPKYLMPDPIETLKAAEQLVKDGFIVLPYCHADPVLCKRLEEVGCAAVMPLGAPIGTNQGLSSKTFLEIIIDQAKVPVIVDAGIGAPSDAALAMEMGADAVLVNTAIATARNPIAMATAFRMAVEAGRMAYLSGLATQQVSASASSPFTAFLDN, encoded by the coding sequence ATGCTGACGATAGCCAATCGTCAGTTCCAGTCCCGTTTACTGACCGGTACCGGGAAGTTTTCCGACCGCAACACCATGTCGCAAGCTATTGCAGTGAGTCAGTCAGAACTGGTCACCATGGCACTCAAGCGGGTTGATCTTGAGCAGCGTGACGATGATATTTTGGCCCCGCTGATTGCCAGCGGGGTTAATTTGTTGCCAAATACCTCCGGTGCCAAAACCGCACAGGATGCCATCTATGCCGCCCATCTGGCGCGTGAAGCGCTCGGTACAGAGTGGCTGAAACTGGAAATTCATCCCGATCCCAAGTACCTGATGCCGGACCCGATTGAGACTCTGAAAGCAGCTGAACAGCTGGTGAAAGATGGCTTTATTGTGTTGCCTTACTGCCATGCCGATCCGGTGCTGTGCAAGCGACTGGAGGAGGTCGGCTGTGCCGCAGTGATGCCACTCGGTGCACCGATTGGCACCAACCAGGGATTAAGCTCAAAAACCTTCCTCGAAATTATCATTGATCAGGCTAAGGTTCCGGTCATCGTTGATGCCGGTATTGGTGCACCATCGGATGCTGCGCTGGCGATGGAGATGGGGGCCGATGCGGTCTTGGTCAACACTGCGATTGCTACGGCTCGTAATCCGATTGCGATGGCCACTGCATTTCGTATGGCAGTCGAAGCGGGGCGGATGGCTTATCTTTCCGGTCTGGCGACCCAGCAAGTGAGCGCGTCTGCATCGAGTCCGTTTACCGCATTTCTGGACAATTGA
- a CDS encoding choline ABC transporter substrate-binding protein, which translates to MRKVMTFTAATLLSINAYANSCDTVRFADVGWTDITSTTAVTTELLQGLGYQTKTDLLSVPVTYSSMANGDIDVFLGNWMPTMEGDIAKYRDNGSVETVRANLEGAKYTLAVPKYVYDAGVKSFADLAKHADQFKHRIYGIEPGNDGNRLIQSMIDSNAFDLKQFDLVESSEAGMVSQVKRAVRRKQWIAFLGWAPHPMNSNVEMEYLSGGDDYFGANYGGANVYTNVRHDYTEQCPNVGQLLNNLQFSLEMENSLMEAILNQGQRPEQAAKDWLRQHPEVLTPWLKDVTTRDGQPAEKAVTDYLNSDV; encoded by the coding sequence ATGCGTAAAGTCATGACCTTCACAGCAGCCACACTGCTGTCAATCAACGCGTATGCTAACAGCTGCGATACCGTTCGTTTTGCCGATGTCGGCTGGACCGATATCACCTCAACAACGGCTGTCACCACCGAGTTATTGCAGGGTTTGGGCTACCAGACCAAAACCGACCTGTTGTCCGTACCGGTTACCTACTCTTCCATGGCCAACGGCGACATTGATGTATTCCTGGGCAACTGGATGCCGACCATGGAGGGTGATATTGCCAAATACCGCGATAATGGTTCGGTAGAAACGGTACGCGCCAATCTGGAAGGTGCCAAATACACCCTGGCCGTACCTAAGTACGTCTATGACGCCGGGGTCAAATCGTTTGCCGATCTTGCCAAGCATGCCGATCAGTTTAAGCACCGCATCTACGGTATCGAGCCTGGTAACGACGGCAACCGCCTGATCCAGTCAATGATTGACAGCAATGCGTTCGATCTCAAACAGTTTGACCTGGTGGAATCGAGTGAAGCCGGCATGGTGTCGCAGGTAAAACGTGCGGTACGCCGCAAGCAGTGGATCGCATTTCTTGGCTGGGCACCGCACCCGATGAACAGCAATGTCGAAATGGAATACCTCAGCGGCGGAGATGATTACTTTGGCGCTAATTATGGCGGTGCCAACGTCTACACCAACGTCCGCCATGACTATACCGAGCAATGTCCCAATGTCGGCCAGTTGCTCAACAATCTGCAATTCAGCCTCGAGATGGAAAACAGCTTGATGGAAGCCATCCTCAATCAGGGCCAACGCCCTGAACAAGCCGCCAAAGACTGGTTGCGTCAGCATCCTGAAGTGCTGACCCCGTGGCTGAAAGATGTCACCACACGTGATGGGCAGCCAGCGGAGAAAGCCGTAACTGATTATCTCAACTCTGACGTATAA
- a CDS encoding LysR family transcriptional regulator, producing MKIEKLARIDLNLLVCLKVLSEELNVTRAAHRLCLSQSAVSKSLAKLREQFNDPLFVRTSHGLKPTPKVVFLQPKLDILVNQLELITQPEQFCPKSSEYRFHIAAVESVYSLILPHFLPAIFNQGPNINISTHTWSEQTFKKLQLGELDLGLTGKDIDINDARLTMLPPGDICEQEIYRDTQMCVVRRDHPVLQQPWNLQQYLALRHVQVRCDGNDRWLLDYRLADQGLERDIAITVPDFNSAASLCTYTDFVFTAPSHFTQLVAQQMGLAVLPLPLEFPPMAYTLFWHRDRDNDPALSWLRQIIYSKTLHLRQSQ from the coding sequence ATGAAGATTGAAAAGCTAGCCCGCATCGATCTCAACCTACTGGTGTGCCTGAAAGTGCTCAGTGAAGAACTCAATGTCACCCGCGCTGCCCATCGGTTATGTCTGAGCCAGTCAGCGGTCAGTAAATCACTGGCTAAACTGCGTGAGCAGTTCAACGACCCACTTTTCGTACGTACTTCACACGGCCTCAAACCGACGCCAAAGGTAGTATTTCTGCAGCCCAAGCTGGATATTCTGGTCAATCAGCTTGAGCTGATCACCCAGCCGGAGCAGTTCTGTCCCAAATCGAGCGAATACCGCTTTCACATTGCCGCGGTGGAAAGCGTCTACTCACTGATCCTGCCCCACTTTTTGCCGGCCATTTTCAACCAGGGACCGAACATCAACATCAGCACTCACACCTGGAGCGAGCAGACCTTTAAAAAACTGCAACTAGGTGAGCTGGATTTAGGCCTGACCGGCAAAGATATCGATATTAATGATGCCCGTCTGACCATGTTGCCGCCGGGCGATATCTGCGAGCAGGAAATTTATCGCGATACCCAGATGTGTGTGGTGCGCCGTGACCATCCGGTCCTGCAGCAACCGTGGAATCTGCAGCAATATCTGGCACTGCGTCATGTCCAGGTGCGCTGTGACGGCAACGATCGCTGGCTGCTCGACTACCGCCTCGCCGATCAGGGACTGGAACGTGACATTGCCATTACTGTGCCGGACTTTAACAGCGCCGCCAGTCTGTGCACCTATACCGACTTTGTCTTCACTGCGCCAAGCCATTTCACCCAGTTGGTGGCACAACAGATGGGCCTGGCCGTACTGCCCCTGCCGCTGGAATTCCCGCCGATGGCGTATACTTTATTCTGGCACCGCGACCGTGATAACGACCCGGCTCTGAGCTGGCTGCGCCAGATCATTTACAGCAAAACGTTGCACCTGCGCCAAAGTCAGTAA